TATCTTCTGCTCCTTTTATTATTTTCTCTCCATCAAGAATCTGAATTCCTGTTAGTTCTTCAAGTTCCCTAAAAGCATTTAAAGCTCCCTTTGTAACATCCTCAAAAGGTTTTTCTACTGTAGTAGGTGCCTCACCTCTTGCTACAAGAGAATATCTATCTCCTCTTTTTTCAATTAAAATAGCCTTGGTAGTAGTACTCCCACAATCAGTTGCAAGGATCCGTCTTGGTTCTCTTTCCATATTAAATTAAATACTTTTAAAAGGTATTGAACCCATTTTATTTTAAAATTTATTGTTTTATTATTTCAATTTTTCACCTTTTTTCTGAAAGCTCCTCAATTTTTCTTATGAGTTTTTCAATATTTTCTCTATCCTCAAGCATCCTGTAAAACCTTTCATAATCCCTAAAGGAAAAAATTGACCTTATTATCGGTTCAAAAGCTACAAGAACACTTGAAGCAATAAAGGAAAGAGGTTTTATTGACTCAAATATAATTATAAAAATTGTCTCTAATTTTAAATCACAAATTCTACTTGCAATTTTTTCTATAAGGTCATCATAAGTTTCTTTATTATTTAAATTATTACTCACTAAAATTATACCTTACGTCAAGATCCTTATTTGCTTTTGCCTCATCTAACCTTTTTACTGGAGTATTATGAGGAGCATTTTTTACAAGGTCAGAATTTTCTTCAATTTCCTTCATTATCTTTTCAATAACCTCTGCAAATGCATCAAGAGTTTCAAGGGATTCTGTTTCGGTGGGTTCAATCATTAAAGCCTCCTTAACAATCAAAGGAAAATACATAGTTGGAGCATGAAATCCATAATCAAGGAGTCTTTTAGCAATATCAAGTGCTTTAACACCATATTTTCTTTTAATGTTTTCAGCAGATAAGACAAACTCATGCATAGATGGTCTATCAGGATAAGGATTTTCAAAATATTTTTCAAGTTTCCTTCTTAAATAATTAGCATTTAAAATTGCAAATTCTGAAATTTTTCTTAAATTTTCTCTTCCGACCCTTAAAATATAGGCAAAGGCTCTTATCCATATAAGTGGATGACCGTAAAAAGCATGAACTTTACCTATTGAATGGGGAAAATCATAGGAAAGTTCAAAATTACCTTTTCTTTCAACAATTCTTGGAACTGGAAGATATTTTTCAAGAAACTTTTTAACACCTATTGGACCTGAACCAGGACCTCCTGCTCCATGGGGTGTAGAAAATGTTTTGTGTAAATTAAAGTGCAAAATATCAACTCCTGCATCTCCTGGTCTTGTTATACCAAGCAGGGCGTTTAAATTTGCTCCATCCATATAAAGGAGAATATCCTTTTCATGTAAAATCTCCGAGATCAGTTTTATATTGGATTCAAACAAACCGAGGGTATTTGGATTTGTGATCATAAAGGCAGCAACATCCTCATTTACCTTTTTTCTTAGCTCATCAATATCAACAAGACCTTGAGAATTTGACTTTATTTCTAAAGCTGTGTAACCTGCAAGGGTCACTGAGGCTGGATTTGTTCCGTGTGCAGAATCCGGAATTAAAACATATTTTCTCGGATTACCTTTTTCTGTATGATATTTCCTTACAATTAACATTCCTACAAGCTCGCCATGAGCACCTGCAGCAGGCTGTAATGTAATTGCATCCATTCCTGAAATTAAAGAGAGAAAATTTTCAAGTTCTTTAGCTATTTTCAAAATTCCCTGAACTGTAAAAGCAGGCTGAAGGGGATGAAGTTCTGTAAAATTTGGGATACTTGCAAGCTCCTCATTTAACCTGGGATTGTATTTCATTGTGCAGGAACCAAGAGGATAAAACCCGTAATCCACAGAATAATTTTTTCTTCCAAGTCTATCAAAGTGTCTTATAACTTCATTTTCCTTTAAATCAGGAATACGAGGGGGTCTTTTTCTTTTAAGGTATTCAGGAATAGTAGAAGGAATCTCAAAATCCCCCTCCCTGATTCTATTTTTAAATTGTGAAAATATATTTCCCATAATTTAATTTTAAGATTTTTATAACTTATAATCAAAATTATGAGTGTAAGACTACGATTTGCCCCTTCACCAACTGGTGTCCTTCATGTAGGAGGAGTTAGAACTGCTATATATAATTACCTATATGCAAAAAATAGAGGAGGAAAATTTTTATTAAGAATAGAAGATACAGATGTTGAAAGATCAAAAGAAGAATGGACCCTTATAATACTTGATGGTCTTAAGTGGCTTGGAATTGAATGGGACGAAGAAATAGTATTTCAAAGTAAAAGGATCAATATTTATAAAGAATATGCAGAAAAACTTGTAAAAGAAGGGAAAGCCTACTTTTGTTTCTGCACAGAAAAAGAACTTGAAGAAGAAAGAAATTTGCAGAAACTTGAAAAAAAACCAATTAAATATTCAAGAAAATGCTTAAAAAGAAAAAAGGAAGAAATTGAAAAACTTTTAAAAGAAGGAAGAGAAAAAACTATTAGATTTTATATACCTGAAGGTGAAACAAAATTTATTGATTTAATTCACGGAGAAATTATCTTTAAAAATGAGGAAATTGAAGATTTCATAATATTAAGAAGTGATGGAACCCCAACTTACAATTTTGCCTGTGTAATAGATGATAACTATATGGGCATAACCCATGTTATAAGAGGTGACGACCATATTTCAAATACACCCAAGCAAATACTTTTATACAATGCCCTTGGTTTTAAGATTCCAGAATTTGCACATTTACCAATGATTTTAGGACCTGATAGAAAGAAATTATCAAAAAGGCACGGAGCAACTTCTGTTCTTGAATATAAAGAAGAAGGATTTTTACCAGAGGCTTTATTTAACTTTCTTGCACTCCTTGGCTGGTCTCCTGGTGAAGACAGGGAAATAATATCAAAGGAAGAAATGATAAAAATATTTGATATAAAAGATTGCAGAAAAAGTGCAAGTATTTTTGACAGAAATAAATTATTATGGCTTAATTCAGAATATATAAAAAGAAAAGATTTGGATGAACTTGTAAAAATTTCTATTGAATTTTTAAGAAAAGAAAAATGGTGGAAAAAGGAATTTGAAAAAGATACAGATTATTTAAAAAAAACAATAGAACTCACAAGGGAAAGGGCAAAAGTTTTAAAAGATATTCCTTATTTAATTGAATACTTTTACATAGATGAATTTGGCTATGATATTGAGGCAGTTGAAAGATATTTTGCTAATCCAAAGGTATTCGAAGGTCTTGAGGAAATAAAAAGTGAATTTGAAAAACTCTCAGAATGGAATGAAAAAATAATAGAAGAAGTAGTAAGAAAAGTTGCTGATAATCTGGAAGAAAAACATGCCTTTTTAATTCATCCACTTAGACTTGCAATGACAGGAAGAAAAGTTGGACCCTCCCTTTTTAAACTAATGGAACTTCTCGGAAAAGAAAAATGTATTGAAAGGATAAGGAGAATTATAAAAGAACTGTGGGGCTATATTCCAGGTAAAACGGAGATAAAAAAAGAATAAACTTTTAACCCTTGAAACATTAAAATATTTCCATTATATTTATAAACTGGTTCAATTCCATATTCTTTAAAAATTTAAAAGGAGTTTAAAATGGCAGTTGAATCATATATAATTCCCATTGGAACAAAAATGCCTGACTTTGAATTAAAGGACCCTTTTGGAAAAAAATTTTCCTCAAAAGAACTAATGGGAGAAAAGGGATTACTGATTGTTTTTACCTGTAATCACTGTCCATATGCAAAGGCAATATGGCCAAGACTTTTAAAACTAGGAAGAGAAATAAAAAGTAAAGGGATAAACACAGTGGCAATAAATCCTAACTCAAAAAATCCCGAGTATCCCGAGGATTCTGTTGAAGAAATGAAAAATAAAATAAAGGAATGGAAAATTGACATTCCCTACCTTGTAGATGAAACCCAGGAAATAGCAAAAAGTTATAAAGCTCAATGCACCCCTGATATATATTTAGTTGATAAAAACATGAGACTTTTTTACCACGGAAGATTTGATGACAACTGGAAGGATGAAAATCTTGTAACAAGAGAAGAATTAAAAGAAGCCTGCTATAAACTCATTAATGATGAGGAACCTCCTGAAATTCAAAAACCCTCAATAGGTTGTTCTATAAAATGGGTTTAAATTAAAAATTTGAAGCAAAACAAATTAAAAAGAGAAAAAAGTCCCTACCTAAGGTCTTACGCTGATTCACCTGTTAATTTCTATCCCTGGTCTTATGAAGCCTTTGAAAAAGCTTTAAAAGAAGATAAACCAATTTTTTTATCCATAGGGTATTCCTCCTGCCACTTTTGTCATGTTATGAAAGAGGAAAGTTTTTATGATGAAGAAGTTGCAAAAATATTAAATGAAAACTTTATATCAATTTTAATTGATAGAGAAGAAAGACCAGATATTGATAACTTTTATATGAATTTATCCTTCTACCTCACAAACAAAGGCGGATGGCCACTCACAATTATTATGACTCCTGATAAAAAACCCTTTTTTATCTCTACCTATATTCCAAAAACTCAAAAATTCGGATTAAGAGGAATTATTGATATTTTAGAAGAAATAATAAAATTATGGAAAGAAAAAAAAGAGGAAATAAAAACCTATGCTGATAACATAATAAAAAATTTTGAAAGGCAAGAAAAATTATTACCAATTGAAATTGAAATAAAAAAAGAAGAGTTTAACTGTATTTTTGATAGATTATTTTTATATTATGAAGAAAACTTTGATGAAATAAATGGTGGATTCGGATATTCACCTAAATTTCCCACACCACAAAATAACTATTTTCTTTTAAGGTATTATAAAGTTAAAGGAGAAAAAAGGGCACTTTTAATGGTAGAAGAAACTCTTAAAAACTTGCGTAAAGGGGGAATATTTGACCAGATAGGCTTTGGTTTTTTCAGATACTCAGTGGATAAGGAATGGAAAATTCCACATTTTGAAAAAATGTTATATGACCAAGCACTTTTAATTTTATCTTACCTTGAAACATACCAAGTTACAAAAAATGATTTTTATTTAAAAACAGCTCTTGAAATCTTTGAATTTCTTGAAAGGGAAATGAAACATAAGGATGGAGCCTATTTTACAAGTATTGATGCAGATTCAGAGGGAATTGAAGGAAAATATTACTTATGGAATTATGAAGAATTAGAAAAAAATTTAGATAAAGAAGAATTTGATTTTATAAAAAAATACTTTGAAATAAATAAAGAAGGAAATTTTGAAAATAAAATTATTTTTCATTCAAAAAAATTAATTGAGGAAGAAAATCAAAAAACATGGAAAAATATAAGAAAAAAACTTTTAAAAATAAGGGAAAAAAGAATAAGACCTTTTACGGATTACAAAATTCTAACTGACTGGAACTCCCTTTTAATGATTTCACTTCTAAAATTATACAAGGTTACTGGTGAAGAAAAGTTTTTAAATTCTGCACTTAACATCTATAACTTCATAAAAAACAATTTAATCAAAAATAAAAAAATATTTCATGAAAATATTGAAGGAGAAACAAATTTAGAAGGATTCTTAGATGATTATTCATTTTTTATATGGGCACTTATTGAATTATATGAAACAATTTTTGATAATAAAATACTTGAAGATATCGTTTATTATACAGATTATGTTATTGAAAAATTCTTAAATAAAGAAAATTACATATTTAATTTTACAGAAACAGAAAAAAATGATTTGCCTTTTGAAAATCAATCAATTTTTGAATCCTCTTACCCTTCCGGAAACTCTGTTATGCTTTCTAATTTAATAAAATTATATTTTATAACAGGTGAAGAAAAATATTACAATTTTTCTAATAAAGCATTAAAAACACTATTCAATTTTTTAAAAGAAGCTCCCTACGCTTTTTCTTTTCTTTTAAGTAACATTTTTTATTTCAATGAAAACACTCAGCTCGTGATCCTTGGTAATGTAAAAGATGCAATTGAATTAAATTTAGAAATTAATAAAACATTTGAACCTTTCACATTGTTAATTTTGAAACAAAAAGAGGATGAAATTTATAAAAAAATAGATGAGAAAACAACCTATTTTTTATGTAAAAACTTTAGTTGTGATTTAAAAACTCTTGATAAAAATTTAATCTTAAATAAAATCATAGGGGTTTAAATCCAGCTTAATTTTTGAATTTAATGGAACAAGGTCTAAAATCTTTTTAATTAAATTTTTATCCCACACTTTCAATATCAATCTATTCCTGTAAAAGCCTTTGATTTTTGCTATTGGGGGAACAGCAGGACCTAAAATTTCAAGAGGAATAGAACTTTTTTTAATTTTCTCTTTTATATATCTCAATATATCCTCACCATCCTCAGGAACTTTTGTATTTGTCTCTATTAAAATGAGATTTGAAAAGGGTGGG
The sequence above is a segment of the candidate division WOR-3 bacterium genome. Coding sequences within it:
- the gcvPB gene encoding aminomethyl-transferring glycine dehydrogenase subunit GcvPB, producing MGNIFSQFKNRIREGDFEIPSTIPEYLKRKRPPRIPDLKENEVIRHFDRLGRKNYSVDYGFYPLGSCTMKYNPRLNEELASIPNFTELHPLQPAFTVQGILKIAKELENFLSLISGMDAITLQPAAGAHGELVGMLIVRKYHTEKGNPRKYVLIPDSAHGTNPASVTLAGYTALEIKSNSQGLVDIDELRKKVNEDVAAFMITNPNTLGLFESNIKLISEILHEKDILLYMDGANLNALLGITRPGDAGVDILHFNLHKTFSTPHGAGGPGSGPIGVKKFLEKYLPVPRIVERKGNFELSYDFPHSIGKVHAFYGHPLIWIRAFAYILRVGRENLRKISEFAILNANYLRRKLEKYFENPYPDRPSMHEFVLSAENIKRKYGVKALDIAKRLLDYGFHAPTMYFPLIVKEALMIEPTETESLETLDAFAEVIEKIMKEIEENSDLVKNAPHNTPVKRLDEAKANKDLDVRYNFSE
- the gltX gene encoding glutamate--tRNA ligase; this encodes MSVRLRFAPSPTGVLHVGGVRTAIYNYLYAKNRGGKFLLRIEDTDVERSKEEWTLIILDGLKWLGIEWDEEIVFQSKRINIYKEYAEKLVKEGKAYFCFCTEKELEEERNLQKLEKKPIKYSRKCLKRKKEEIEKLLKEGREKTIRFYIPEGETKFIDLIHGEIIFKNEEIEDFIILRSDGTPTYNFACVIDDNYMGITHVIRGDDHISNTPKQILLYNALGFKIPEFAHLPMILGPDRKKLSKRHGATSVLEYKEEGFLPEALFNFLALLGWSPGEDREIISKEEMIKIFDIKDCRKSASIFDRNKLLWLNSEYIKRKDLDELVKISIEFLRKEKWWKKEFEKDTDYLKKTIELTRERAKVLKDIPYLIEYFYIDEFGYDIEAVERYFANPKVFEGLEEIKSEFEKLSEWNEKIIEEVVRKVADNLEEKHAFLIHPLRLAMTGRKVGPSLFKLMELLGKEKCIERIRRIIKELWGYIPGKTEIKKE
- a CDS encoding thioredoxin family protein, which encodes MAVESYIIPIGTKMPDFELKDPFGKKFSSKELMGEKGLLIVFTCNHCPYAKAIWPRLLKLGREIKSKGINTVAINPNSKNPEYPEDSVEEMKNKIKEWKIDIPYLVDETQEIAKSYKAQCTPDIYLVDKNMRLFYHGRFDDNWKDENLVTREELKEACYKLINDEEPPEIQKPSIGCSIKWV
- a CDS encoding thioredoxin domain-containing protein codes for the protein MKQNKLKREKSPYLRSYADSPVNFYPWSYEAFEKALKEDKPIFLSIGYSSCHFCHVMKEESFYDEEVAKILNENFISILIDREERPDIDNFYMNLSFYLTNKGGWPLTIIMTPDKKPFFISTYIPKTQKFGLRGIIDILEEIIKLWKEKKEEIKTYADNIIKNFERQEKLLPIEIEIKKEEFNCIFDRLFLYYEENFDEINGGFGYSPKFPTPQNNYFLLRYYKVKGEKRALLMVEETLKNLRKGGIFDQIGFGFFRYSVDKEWKIPHFEKMLYDQALLILSYLETYQVTKNDFYLKTALEIFEFLEREMKHKDGAYFTSIDADSEGIEGKYYLWNYEELEKNLDKEEFDFIKKYFEINKEGNFENKIIFHSKKLIEEENQKTWKNIRKKLLKIREKRIRPFTDYKILTDWNSLLMISLLKLYKVTGEEKFLNSALNIYNFIKNNLIKNKKIFHENIEGETNLEGFLDDYSFFIWALIELYETIFDNKILEDIVYYTDYVIEKFLNKENYIFNFTETEKNDLPFENQSIFESSYPSGNSVMLSNLIKLYFITGEEKYYNFSNKALKTLFNFLKEAPYAFSFLLSNIFYFNENTQLVILGNVKDAIELNLEINKTFEPFTLLILKQKEDEIYKKIDEKTTYFLCKNFSCDLKTLDKNLILNKIIGV